The following coding sequences are from one Streptomyces sp. NBC_01485 window:
- a CDS encoding sigma factor-like helix-turn-helix DNA-binding protein: MRDRRAAQEARRAREFEAFVAGAGGRLLHAATLLTAEVPGDNPRACRLLTLALARTYACWDRLRGEDPYNRAREYLATRFAHEAWHQYAWQWYDALPLARARPHSAPGAPLARLTPQERLIVVLRLYEGVADEQVAALLGLPTERVHAVCDRATATLLHPPRGPAPAVRRAKAAAS, translated from the coding sequence GTGCGAGACAGGCGTGCGGCCCAGGAAGCCCGCCGGGCCCGGGAGTTCGAGGCGTTCGTCGCGGGCGCGGGCGGCCGGCTGCTGCACGCTGCCACCCTGCTCACGGCGGAGGTGCCCGGCGACAACCCGCGCGCGTGCCGGCTGCTGACGCTCGCCCTCGCGCGCACGTACGCGTGCTGGGACCGGCTGCGCGGCGAGGACCCCTACAACCGTGCCCGCGAGTATCTGGCCACCCGCTTCGCGCACGAGGCGTGGCACCAGTACGCGTGGCAGTGGTACGACGCGCTGCCCCTGGCCCGCGCGCGCCCGCACTCCGCCCCCGGCGCACCCCTGGCGCGGCTCACTCCCCAGGAGCGTCTGATCGTGGTCCTGAGGCTGTACGAGGGCGTCGCCGACGAGCAGGTGGCGGCCCTGCTCGGGCTGCCGACGGAACGTGTCCACGCGGTCTGCGACCGGGCGACGGCGACGCTGCTGCATCCGCCGCGCGGACCGGCGCCCGCGGTACGCCGGGCGAAGGCGGCGGCCTCGTGA
- a CDS encoding MarR family winged helix-turn-helix transcriptional regulator, translated as MSMDMTTVGDTGLLDTLQHEVAVFARRAEQTRLGGVGQVRNSMDRAAYLLLNRLDKEGPMGVKALAASMGIDSSTVTRQVAPLVDTGLVKRTSHPEDGRAVVLQLSPRGQSRLEEVRSSRRQLMAELTDEWAPDERETFCDLLTRFNTALSSRMATHGVAGTEPSPTTS; from the coding sequence ATGTCGATGGACATGACGACCGTCGGTGACACCGGTCTCCTCGACACGCTGCAGCACGAGGTCGCGGTGTTCGCACGCCGTGCCGAACAGACCCGGCTCGGCGGTGTCGGGCAGGTCCGCAACTCCATGGACCGCGCCGCGTACCTGCTGCTCAACCGCCTCGACAAGGAAGGCCCGATGGGCGTCAAGGCGCTCGCCGCGAGCATGGGCATCGACTCGTCGACGGTCACCCGGCAGGTGGCTCCGCTCGTCGACACCGGCCTGGTCAAGCGGACCTCGCACCCCGAGGACGGGCGGGCCGTGGTGCTCCAGCTGTCCCCGCGCGGGCAGTCGCGTCTCGAGGAGGTCCGCTCCTCCCGGCGGCAGTTGATGGCCGAGCTGACGGACGAGTGGGCACCGGACGAGCGCGAGACGTTCTGTGATCTCCTCACCCGCTTCAACACCGCGCTGTCCTCCCGGATGGCGACGCACGGCGTAGCGGGCACGGAGCCGTCACCGACCACGTCCTGA
- the ilvA gene encoding threonine ammonia-lyase encodes MSYSTADSLRRVTLDDVRGAQKMLSGVARVTAMEGSRHLSQLVGAPVHFKCENLQRTGSFKLRGAYVRIAGLLAEERAAGVVAASAGNHAQGVALASRVLGVRSTVFMPKGAPLPKISATREYGAEVRLHGQVVDETLVAAQEYAAGTGAVFIHPFDHPDVIAGQGTVGLEILEQCPEVRTIVVGIGGGGLAAGIAVAVKALRPDVRIVGVQAAGAAAYPPSLAAGRPVSIKTPATMADGIKVGRPGDVPFALIGELVDEVRTVTEDELSTALLLCLERAKLVVEPAGASPVAALLSDPGAFEGPVVAVLSGGNVDPVLMQRVLRHGMAAQGRYQAVRLRLTDRPGALATLLGVLSVVDANVLDVSHVRTDPRLGLTEAEVELHLETKGPVHCTEVGRALRDAGYIVID; translated from the coding sequence ATGAGCTACAGCACGGCCGACTCCTTGCGCCGCGTCACCCTCGACGATGTGCGCGGCGCCCAGAAGATGCTGTCGGGTGTGGCGCGGGTGACCGCGATGGAGGGCAGCAGGCACCTGTCCCAGTTGGTCGGCGCGCCGGTCCACTTCAAGTGCGAGAACCTCCAGCGGACGGGATCGTTCAAGCTGCGCGGCGCGTACGTCCGGATCGCCGGGCTGCTGGCGGAGGAGCGGGCCGCCGGGGTCGTCGCGGCGAGCGCGGGCAACCACGCGCAGGGCGTGGCGCTGGCGTCGAGGGTGCTGGGCGTGCGGTCCACGGTGTTCATGCCCAAGGGCGCCCCGCTGCCGAAGATCAGCGCCACCCGCGAGTACGGCGCGGAGGTGCGTCTGCACGGCCAGGTGGTCGACGAGACGCTGGTCGCGGCGCAGGAGTACGCGGCCGGGACGGGCGCGGTGTTCATCCACCCCTTCGACCACCCCGACGTCATCGCCGGGCAGGGCACGGTCGGCCTGGAGATCCTGGAGCAGTGCCCGGAGGTGCGCACGATCGTCGTCGGGATCGGCGGCGGCGGTCTGGCCGCGGGCATCGCGGTCGCGGTGAAGGCGCTGCGGCCGGACGTGCGGATCGTCGGCGTGCAGGCGGCGGGGGCCGCGGCGTACCCGCCCTCGCTGGCGGCAGGGCGGCCGGTGTCGATCAAGACCCCGGCGACGATGGCCGACGGCATCAAGGTCGGCCGGCCCGGTGACGTGCCGTTCGCCCTCATCGGCGAGCTGGTCGACGAGGTGCGCACGGTGACGGAGGACGAGTTGTCCACCGCGCTGCTGCTGTGCCTGGAGCGGGCCAAGCTGGTCGTCGAACCGGCCGGGGCGAGCCCGGTGGCCGCGCTGCTGAGCGACCCCGGCGCCTTCGAGGGCCCGGTCGTCGCGGTGCTGTCCGGAGGCAACGTCGATCCGGTGCTGATGCAGCGGGTGCTGCGGCACGGCATGGCGGCGCAGGGCCGCTACCAGGCCGTTCGTCTGCGTCTGACGGACCGGCCGGGCGCCCTCGCGACGCTGCTCGGGGTGTTGTCAGTGGTCGACGCCAACGTTCTCGACGTGAGTCATGTGCGGACCGATCCCCGGCTCGGACTGACCGAGGCGGAGGTCGAGCTGCACCTGGAGACGAAGGGGCCGGTGCACTGCACCGAGGTCGGCCGAGCCCTGCGCGACGCCGGTTACATCGTCATCGACTGA